The following are encoded together in the Ictidomys tridecemlineatus isolate mIctTri1 chromosome X, mIctTri1.hap1, whole genome shotgun sequence genome:
- the Nudt11 gene encoding diphosphoinositol polyphosphate phosphohydrolase 3-beta isoform X1 gives MKCKPNQTRTYDPEGFKKRAACLCFRSEREDEVLLVSSSRYPDRWIVPGGGMEPEEEPGGAAVREVYEEAGVKGKLGRLLGVFEQNQDRKHRTYVYVLTVTELLEDWEDSISIGRKREWFKIEDAIKVLQCHKPVHAEYLEKLKLGGSPTNGNSVAASASQSDP, from the exons ATGAAGTGCAAGCCGAACCAGACGCGGACCTACGACCCGGAGGGCTTCAAGAAGCGGGCTGCATGCCTGTGCTTCCGCAGCGAGCGCGAGGACGAGGTGCTGCTGGTGAGCAGCAGCCGGTACCCGGACCGCTGGATCGTGCCCGGCGGGGGCATGGAGCCCGAGGAGGAGCCCGGCGGCGCGGCGGTGCGAGAGGTGTACGAAGAGGCGGGAGTCAAGGGGAAGTTGGGCCGGCTCCTGGGCGTTTTCGAACAGAACCAAGATCGCAAGCACAGGACCTACGTGTATGTACTGACTGTCACCGAGCTGCTGGAAGATTGGGAAGATTCCATTAGCATCGGGCGCAAGCGAGAGTGGTTCAAGATCGAAGATGCCATCAAGGTCCTGCAGTGCCACAAGCCCGTGCACGCCGAGTACCTGGAGAAACTGAAGCTGGGCGGCTCCCCGACCAATGGAAACTCCGTGGCCGCGTCCGCGTCGCAGAGCGATCCCTA A
- the Nudt11 gene encoding diphosphoinositol polyphosphate phosphohydrolase 3-beta isoform X2 — MKCKPNQTRTYDPEGFKKRAACLCFRSEREDEVLLVSSSRYPDRWIVPGGGMEPEEEPGGAAVREVYEEAGVKGKLGRLLGVFEQNQDRKHRTYVYVLTVTELLEDWEDSISIGRKREWFKIEDAIKVLQCHKPVHAEYLEKLKLGGSPTNGNSVAASASQSDP; from the coding sequence ATGAAGTGCAAGCCGAACCAGACGCGGACCTACGACCCGGAGGGCTTCAAGAAGCGGGCTGCATGCCTGTGCTTCCGCAGCGAGCGCGAGGACGAGGTGCTGCTGGTGAGCAGCAGCCGGTACCCGGACCGCTGGATCGTGCCCGGCGGGGGCATGGAGCCCGAGGAGGAGCCCGGCGGCGCGGCGGTGCGAGAGGTGTACGAAGAGGCGGGAGTCAAGGGGAAGTTGGGCCGGCTCCTGGGCGTTTTCGAACAGAACCAAGATCGCAAGCACAGGACCTACGTGTATGTACTGACTGTCACCGAGCTGCTGGAAGATTGGGAAGATTCCATTAGCATCGGGCGCAAGCGAGAGTGGTTCAAGATCGAAGATGCCATCAAGGTCCTGCAGTGCCACAAGCCCGTGCACGCCGAGTACCTGGAGAAACTGAAGCTGGGCGGCTCCCCGACCAATGGAAACTCCGTGGCCGCGTCCGCGTCGCAGAGCGATCCCTAG